Part of the Kamptonema formosum PCC 6407 genome, AGAGTCATAGCGATCGTGATTTAAAGGCTATCCCATCATAAAATCGATCGACCAGGCGATCGCACTTCGCTATTAGTCATTGATGTTTATAGGGTGGAATAGCATGAGCGCAAACCTACCAGATTTTAACGGCTTGTCTCGACAGGAGGTAAGAAAAATTCTTGATGCCAATGGCTTTCAACCTAGCAATCTACAGCCTTCCCAGGGAGGATGGCAGAAGTTCAAGCATCCTGACGGTTCGCAAGTTGATATCAACTGGCAAACAGGAAGAATTGTTAGAACAGAAGCTCCCATATACGGTACAGATGGTTTTAGAATAAATAAGGGACAGCGGTTAGCCTCTGACGGTAGTAGAATCGATCGCGCTCTTCCTCACGATCGGCATCCACCAGAATATTTCGATATAAACTCATGAACAAACCTTTCTTGACAGAACTTCCTCTCACCTATGCTGATTCAGTTAGTTTTGAAAACAGTGGCAGTATCTTCTCAATCAAAATTTTCAATCGAGAACATAAGTTAGTAATTCTGTTAAAAAATATTCTCCTTTTCAACTTTTCAAAAGACTCTTTGAAGTCTGATAAAGATAATGATTATGTAGATATTATCGAGATTACTCATGAATATAGAAAGCTGACTCAGGATGACTTGAGAAAATATTCATTTTATCCTGAAAATATTGACGAGTTACCTTTGCTACATACTGTCACTCTTTATGGCAACACTATAATTGAAGTTATTTGTGAAGAGGTTGAAGTACAATCGCACTCGCTAATGCGTGAAAAAGAATCTGAGTTAACAGTTAACTATTAGCTCAAATAATCAAAATATCAGAGGCACTCAAGGGAGGCGCAGCAGCTAAAGTAGCTATCAGCACTTGTGGTACTGGGCCAATGCCATCGGCATCGAAGAACAAATTCGCAGAACCGCTATCATAAATAAACCTTTGAATCAAGTCAGATGCAGCAACAGCTAAGACAAACTGACTTGCAGCAAGCGTACCCGCCGTTAAACCACCGCCGAAATCCGTAGCAGAGATGAGAATGCGATCGCTACCAGGCGTGAAGTCATTTAGAAAGTCGATCCCATCACCTGGAGAGTTTAACTGAAAGTAATCATCACCGATACCCCCAGCGAGGAGATCGCTACCGCTATCACCAATAAGAGTGTCATTGTCAGTGCCGCCACTGAGGGTGTCATCACCACTACCCCCGCTGAGGCAGTCGTTACCATCCGCACCAATTAGGAAGTCATTCTCAGCATCACCAAACAGAAAGTCGTCTCCTGGATCTCCCTGAATCAAGTCATTACCAGCATCGCCATTAATGGTGTCGTTGCCGAAGTCACCAATCAGAGTATCGTTACCATTACCGCCTGCGATCGCATCATTACCATCCGCAACTAAGCCTGCACCTGCACCCCCAGAGAGACAGTCATCACCCTCTCCACCAACTACAATATCGTTGCCTAAGTCGCCAATCATAGTATCATTTCCCAATCCACCCACTAGACTATCATCGCCATCACCGCCTTGCACTCTGTCGTTTTCACTGCCACCATCAAGAGTGTCATTACCAGAAGAACCTACTATGGTGTCATTGTCTTCAAACCCACTAACCTGAAACCCTTCGATATTGACTGTTACTGGGACATTTGTACTCGTTAAAGTGCCATCGCTAACTGCATACTCGAAACTAACTGTACTGACTCCAATTTGGGAGGTAAATAATACACTTGTGTCGCCAAAGTTATAATTAGCCGTGCCATTAATGGGATTGCTAACGGTTGTCACCGTAATCCCAGTAGGGCTATCATTTTGTAGTAAATCAACTATGGGAATATTCAGAACGCTAGTATAATTGCCAGCTTGATCGGTAAAAATTATATCTTGACCATTAGTACCTGAAACCGCAGCAAATCTGTTGAGAGTGTCCGCCACAGCGATCGGCGGTGTAGGTGTAGGATTAGGCGTAGGCGTAGGTGTAGGAGTAGGAGTAGGCGTAGGCGTAGGTGTAGGATTAGGTGTAGGGGTAGGAGTAGGTGAAGAAAGGACTAAAACATCCTTCAATACTACCAAAAACTCTTGTGTTACAGAATCCTGAATGATGGCATTTTTAGCATTCTCACCAGTTCCTTGAAAGATATTGAGCTTACTTGTAGCAGTCTCAAAAGTTGTTAAATCAATAATGCTTCTGCCTTGACTCAATATTTGACCGCCGTTAGCTAGGCGAATTACATCTTCGCCATTGCCAAAGTCAGTAATAACTGGTGCATTTACTAAATTTAGACTGCCGCTTGCGGGCCCAAAAGAAAAAGTATCAGCACCCTCACCCCCT contains:
- a CDS encoding calcium-binding protein, with the translated sequence MTVINGTLDDDNLTGTSQRDVIYGRAGSDLLNGAEGDDLLYGGKGSDTGSGGSGNDYLFGNLDNDSLDGTDGRDVIFGGKGEDTLRGGEGRDLLFGNQGNDLIESDSGGDTSTGGEGADTFSFGPASGSLNLVNAPVITDFGNGEDVIRLANGGQILSQGRSIIDLTTFETATSKLNIFQGTGENAKNAIIQDSVTQEFLVVLKDVLVLSSPTPTPTPNPTPTPTPTPTPTPTPTPNPTPTPPIAVADTLNRFAAVSGTNGQDIIFTDQAGNYTSVLNIPIVDLLQNDSPTGITVTTVSNPINGTANYNFGDTSVLFTSQIGVSTVSFEYAVSDGTLTSTNVPVTVNIEGFQVSGFEDNDTIVGSSGNDTLDGGSENDRVQGGDGDDSLVGGLGNDTMIGDLGNDIVVGGEGDDCLSGGAGAGLVADGNDAIAGGNGNDTLIGDFGNDTINGDAGNDLIQGDPGDDFLFGDAENDFLIGADGNDCLSGGSGDDTLSGGTDNDTLIGDSGSDLLAGGIGDDYFQLNSPGDGIDFLNDFTPGSDRILISATDFGGGLTAGTLAASQFVLAVAASDLIQRFIYDSGSANLFFDADGIGPVPQVLIATLAAAPPLSASDILII